A window of the Corallincola holothuriorum genome harbors these coding sequences:
- the prsR gene encoding PEP-CTERM-box response regulator transcription factor, with the protein MVVKKEYLLIVDDDPGIQKQLKWSLDKYNLVFAEDRASAIKQLRRFEPAVVTLDLGLPPDPANASEGLMALSEILALSPSTKVIVVTGNDDKDNALRAVADGAYDYYHKPIDPDVLQIIIDRAFQLHRLEDENRRLVESKSPATAGIIGNSPEMTRVLRLIERVAPTEATALLLGESGTGKEVFARAIHQLSPRRNAPFIAINCASIPENLLESELFGFEKGAFTGAHKKTQGKIECAQGGTLFLDEIGDMPGALQAKLLRFLQERVIEPVGGRTELPVDVRVVCATNRDLKEMVESGEFREDLFYRISEITFQLPALREREGDVVLLARSFLHNYNSELGRNLLGFNETALKAICSYSWPGNIRELQNKVKSAAIMADSKLISAEDLGLDLLAEKDMAFNLRAVREEAEKKLIFKAFSYTDYNISRSAELLGVTRPTLYSLMDKYNITDERNKRAQ; encoded by the coding sequence TTGGTGGTTAAAAAAGAATATCTGTTGATCGTTGACGACGATCCCGGCATCCAGAAGCAGCTTAAATGGAGCCTGGATAAATATAACTTAGTCTTTGCGGAAGACAGAGCGTCTGCAATTAAGCAGTTACGCCGCTTTGAACCTGCGGTTGTGACCTTGGATTTAGGCTTACCGCCTGATCCCGCAAACGCCTCTGAAGGTCTCATGGCTTTGTCAGAGATTCTAGCGTTGTCACCGTCGACTAAGGTGATTGTCGTTACCGGTAATGATGATAAAGACAATGCGCTTAGAGCCGTGGCTGATGGTGCTTACGATTACTATCACAAACCAATTGACCCGGATGTTTTGCAGATCATCATCGATCGTGCGTTCCAACTTCATCGTCTTGAAGATGAAAATCGTCGTTTGGTTGAGTCGAAATCTCCTGCAACAGCAGGAATTATTGGCAATAGCCCTGAAATGACGCGGGTGTTGCGCCTAATCGAGCGTGTCGCTCCGACCGAAGCGACGGCATTGCTGCTTGGTGAAAGCGGTACCGGCAAAGAAGTTTTTGCCCGAGCGATCCATCAGCTGAGCCCTCGTCGTAATGCGCCTTTTATCGCAATTAACTGTGCATCTATCCCTGAAAATCTATTAGAAAGTGAGCTTTTTGGCTTTGAAAAAGGCGCGTTCACTGGCGCTCACAAGAAGACGCAGGGAAAAATTGAGTGTGCTCAGGGTGGCACACTGTTTCTCGACGAAATAGGTGACATGCCTGGAGCCTTGCAGGCCAAGCTACTGCGATTCTTGCAGGAGCGGGTGATTGAGCCTGTCGGCGGCAGGACAGAACTCCCCGTCGATGTTCGGGTCGTTTGTGCCACCAACCGTGATCTAAAAGAGATGGTCGAGAGCGGCGAGTTTAGAGAAGACCTGTTCTATCGGATCTCTGAAATTACTTTCCAATTGCCAGCCCTACGTGAGCGTGAAGGCGATGTTGTCCTGCTTGCCCGTTCATTCCTCCACAATTACAACAGCGAGCTGGGACGCAATTTGCTGGGGTTCAATGAAACCGCGCTTAAAGCGATTTGTAGTTACAGCTGGCCGGGTAATATCCGTGAATTACAGAATAAGGTGAAGTCCGCGGCCATCATGGCTGATAGCAAGCTGATTAGCGCCGAAGATCTTGGCTTGGATCTGTTAGCTGAGAAAGATATGGCATTTAATCTGCGAGCGGTTCGTGAAGAGGCAGAAAAGAAACTTATCTTTAAAGCGTTTAGTTACACCGATTACAACATTTCACGATCGGCTGAATTGCTGGGAGTCACCCGTCCAACGCTTTACTCCTTGATGGACAAATACAACATCACTGATGAACGGAATAAAAGAGCTCAGTAG
- the prsT gene encoding XrtA/PEP-CTERM system TPR-repeat protein PrsT, whose product MAAWLGMGKSNLWRVGVLTTAVLLAGCGDNRTEAEYLTSAETYLNEGQAAAAIIEYKNALKLNPKNANIRLALGLAYLSEGNAQGAEKELKRALELGADRNDVLIPLAKVLNQTAKIDELLELTRDLSEVPADKRLFLHIFRGQALINQNKPEDARLEFELANEMDPRAPFGQLGDAYLKTLDNQMSAALGSLDALLKEQPDFVEALLLKGRLLLADGQSQAAADIFTQLVQVEPNIMGYRLLQSEALIAAKQFDQATEVLTKIRKVLPNHPVPVYYQAVIAFEGKDCKTALERTSEVLQALPEHFNSRMIAGYCHFLDGNNEQAYQLLSAIAPLTPANHLARKTLAITQFRLGYHEQAADTLRGLEIDDEKGAALLSQLGDEFMKSGEHAQAKELFERALGNSSDPANMLRLGMAKLSMDDTGGLADLEAVLNENPDMKSAKLLLALNLIKRERKAEALEVAQKWVQEEPESIDAANLLATVYRSMSEFDKATAELDRALLLEGDKRNTYYQAALIAAEQKDVLKARDMYQRLLVDAPLNLRLLREWFLVEREGGDPTLVGKYLDESIAANPELTQGPLVKAQFLLSQGKTDQALALLDGYAPDSPYYADAVMTKGRMLTRASKLDETLALYQQWLEEKPDDFRAALFVAETYEYQQQFDKAINVTRGAMTKAPNEPLLGMMMANLQLKAGKIAVAEQEIASLKADGLDTPYLTELEGRLAMHQGQWVTAIRLLGNVQREHPSTQRALYLGHAYVRSGNSEQGQSHLEAWLKEHEKDQGPRSLLAQIYLAKDQNKAIAQYRILVEQNPANVIALNNLAWLLSEQGQLEEAESFARQALAQAENNPMVQDTLGSVLLAQGKNAEAVELLAKAATTASNDLGIQFNYAKALAANKQNPDAEKVLDNLLAKPAAAQFAQREDALALLEKVRGKG is encoded by the coding sequence ATGGCGGCTTGGTTAGGTATGGGTAAGAGTAATTTATGGCGCGTGGGTGTGTTGACCACAGCGGTGCTGTTGGCCGGTTGTGGTGACAACAGAACAGAGGCTGAGTATCTGACATCGGCGGAAACGTACTTAAATGAAGGCCAAGCTGCAGCGGCCATTATTGAGTATAAAAACGCGCTGAAGCTGAACCCTAAAAATGCCAATATTCGTTTAGCGTTAGGACTCGCTTATCTGTCTGAAGGAAACGCTCAAGGTGCAGAGAAAGAGCTAAAGCGTGCGTTGGAGTTGGGTGCGGATCGCAATGATGTGTTAATTCCGCTGGCCAAGGTGCTTAATCAAACCGCAAAAATTGATGAGCTACTGGAGTTAACCCGAGATCTGTCGGAGGTTCCCGCAGATAAACGTCTCTTCCTGCATATATTTCGCGGCCAGGCGCTGATTAATCAAAATAAGCCGGAAGATGCTCGTCTTGAGTTCGAGTTGGCGAATGAGATGGATCCGCGTGCCCCGTTTGGGCAGCTGGGTGATGCCTACCTAAAGACTCTGGACAATCAGATGTCTGCGGCGCTTGGCAGCCTGGATGCTCTGTTAAAGGAGCAACCTGACTTTGTTGAGGCGTTGCTGCTAAAAGGCCGTCTGTTGTTGGCCGATGGTCAGTCACAAGCGGCGGCAGATATCTTTACCCAGTTAGTGCAGGTTGAGCCCAATATTATGGGCTATCGCTTGCTGCAAAGCGAAGCTTTGATTGCGGCGAAGCAGTTCGATCAGGCGACAGAGGTACTGACTAAAATACGCAAAGTTTTGCCAAATCATCCGGTACCTGTCTATTACCAGGCCGTGATCGCGTTTGAGGGCAAAGATTGCAAAACAGCGCTGGAACGCACATCCGAGGTGTTACAAGCGCTTCCTGAACATTTTAATAGTCGAATGATTGCAGGCTATTGTCATTTCCTCGATGGCAACAATGAGCAAGCTTATCAACTGTTAAGCGCTATCGCGCCGTTAACACCAGCGAATCATTTAGCGCGCAAAACTTTGGCTATCACTCAGTTCCGCCTGGGTTACCACGAGCAAGCCGCTGACACCCTGCGTGGTCTAGAAATTGACGATGAGAAAGGCGCTGCTTTGCTTTCCCAACTCGGAGACGAGTTTATGAAAAGTGGTGAGCACGCGCAGGCAAAGGAGTTGTTTGAGCGGGCATTAGGAAACAGCAGCGATCCGGCCAATATGTTGCGGTTAGGCATGGCAAAACTCTCAATGGATGATACCGGGGGCTTGGCTGACCTTGAAGCCGTGCTCAATGAGAATCCAGATATGAAGAGCGCCAAGCTGCTGCTGGCATTAAATCTGATCAAACGCGAGCGCAAGGCAGAAGCGTTAGAAGTCGCCCAAAAGTGGGTGCAAGAAGAGCCTGAATCGATAGACGCCGCCAACCTGTTGGCTACGGTGTATCGCAGTATGTCAGAGTTTGATAAGGCCACTGCTGAATTAGATCGTGCGTTGTTGCTGGAAGGGGATAAACGCAATACTTATTACCAAGCGGCGTTGATTGCTGCGGAACAAAAGGATGTGTTGAAGGCGCGCGATATGTATCAGCGGCTGTTGGTTGATGCGCCACTGAACTTGCGCTTATTACGTGAGTGGTTTCTTGTGGAGCGGGAAGGTGGCGACCCAACTTTGGTTGGTAAATATCTAGACGAGTCTATCGCCGCTAATCCTGAACTTACTCAAGGTCCTTTGGTTAAAGCACAGTTCTTGTTGTCACAAGGTAAAACTGATCAAGCATTAGCTTTACTTGATGGTTACGCTCCAGACAGCCCCTACTACGCTGATGCGGTCATGACCAAAGGGCGCATGCTAACCAGAGCCAGTAAGCTTGATGAGACGCTTGCACTCTATCAGCAGTGGCTGGAAGAGAAACCAGACGACTTCCGTGCCGCACTGTTTGTGGCTGAAACTTATGAGTATCAGCAGCAGTTTGATAAAGCGATTAACGTCACTCGTGGTGCCATGACTAAGGCACCTAATGAACCGTTACTCGGCATGATGATGGCGAACTTGCAGTTGAAAGCAGGCAAGATCGCGGTTGCTGAGCAGGAGATTGCGTCATTAAAAGCGGATGGTCTTGATACACCCTATCTAACTGAGCTGGAAGGACGGCTGGCGATGCATCAGGGGCAGTGGGTCACTGCCATTAGATTATTAGGTAATGTGCAAAGGGAGCACCCGTCAACGCAGAGAGCACTTTATCTTGGTCACGCTTATGTTCGCTCTGGCAACAGTGAGCAGGGTCAGAGTCACCTGGAAGCCTGGTTGAAAGAGCACGAAAAAGATCAGGGGCCTCGTAGTTTGTTGGCGCAAATTTACCTGGCAAAAGATCAAAACAAAGCGATTGCGCAGTATCGAATTTTGGTTGAACAGAACCCGGCAAATGTGATCGCATTGAATAACTTGGCTTGGCTGCTTTCTGAACAAGGGCAATTAGAAGAGGCAGAATCGTTTGCCCGTCAAGCGTTAGCCCAGGCCGAGAATAACCCTATGGTACAGGATACCTTGGGATCTGTTTTATTGGCGCAAGGCAAAAATGCTGAAGCGGTCGAGTTGTTAGCGAAGGCTGCGACAACGGCGTCGAACGATTTAGGCATACAGTTTAATTATGCGAAAGCGTTAGCAGCGAATAAGCAGAATCCGGATGCGGAAAAAGTGTTGGATAATCTGCTTGCTAAGCCTGCGGCAGCCCAATTTGCCCAGCGAGAAGATGCGTTGGCTCTGCTCGAAAAAGTGCGTGGCAAAGGATAG
- a CDS encoding glycosyltransferase family 2 protein translates to MILIFWLLLALLFYIYFGYPTVVAWMAQLKQRPVAKDDNEPTVTVLIAAFNEAEHIEATVTNKLAQTYPAEKLEVIVISDGSDDGTDELVLKLAAEDSRVKLLVQTPRAGKTSALNMAIPEATGEIIVFSDANSVYKQDAIAHLVRNFADPDVGYVTGQMIYGNPESSMTGEGCSAYMKYENALRQWETDIGSVVGVDGGIDCMRRELYLPMNADQLPDFVQPLKVVEQGYRVVYEARALLGEDALDDSGREYRMRVRVGLRALWGLWDMRQLFSGSQDGLFRWQLFSHKLLRYLAFIPQVLLLLVNLPLASQGGFFAMMLLLQLGFYGLALLGHYRPGSGALFSIPYYFSLINVASAHAFLRFAKGEKVVLWKPRVG, encoded by the coding sequence ATGATATTAATATTTTGGTTACTACTGGCGTTGTTATTTTATATCTATTTTGGTTATCCAACGGTTGTTGCTTGGATGGCACAGTTAAAGCAGAGGCCGGTAGCTAAAGACGATAACGAACCGACAGTGACGGTCCTCATCGCTGCATTTAATGAAGCGGAGCATATTGAGGCCACCGTTACTAACAAGCTTGCGCAAACCTACCCGGCTGAAAAGCTGGAAGTGATAGTGATTTCTGATGGCTCTGATGATGGTACTGATGAGCTGGTGTTGAAACTCGCTGCCGAAGATAGTCGCGTTAAGTTATTGGTACAAACCCCTAGGGCGGGGAAGACGTCGGCATTGAATATGGCCATACCAGAAGCCACCGGAGAAATCATTGTTTTCTCTGACGCCAACTCCGTTTACAAGCAGGATGCGATTGCGCACTTGGTGAGAAATTTTGCCGATCCTGATGTCGGCTATGTCACCGGTCAGATGATCTACGGTAATCCAGAAAGTAGTATGACAGGGGAAGGTTGCAGCGCCTACATGAAATATGAAAATGCGCTGCGCCAGTGGGAAACTGATATCGGCTCTGTGGTTGGTGTTGATGGCGGCATTGATTGCATGCGTCGAGAATTATACCTGCCGATGAATGCCGACCAGTTGCCTGACTTTGTGCAGCCGCTCAAAGTGGTGGAGCAAGGATATCGGGTGGTGTATGAGGCTCGGGCCTTACTCGGCGAAGACGCTCTCGACGACAGTGGAAGAGAGTACAGAATGCGTGTCAGAGTTGGGTTACGCGCATTATGGGGCTTGTGGGACATGCGGCAACTTTTTAGCGGCAGTCAAGACGGTTTGTTTAGATGGCAGCTATTTAGCCATAAATTGCTACGCTATTTAGCGTTTATTCCGCAAGTACTGTTACTTCTAGTCAATCTACCGCTAGCATCGCAAGGTGGGTTCTTTGCCATGATGTTGCTGTTACAGCTTGGCTTTTATGGCTTGGCCTTGCTAGGGCATTATCGGCCTGGAAGCGGTGCCCTATTTAGTATTCCTTACTATTTTTCACTGATCAACGTGGCTTCAGCGCATGCTTTTTTGCGTTTTGCTAAGGGTGAAAAAGTGGTGCTTTGGAAGCCCAGGGTAGGATAG
- a CDS encoding XrtA system polysaccharide deacetylase — protein MSKLQGAMTIDVEDYFQVEAFAKLVDRNKWDSYERRVAGSTRKALSLFQQHDAKATFFILGWVAEREPELVRDILAAGHEVASHGYAHQHVCGLTPEQFREDIVRAKGILEDIGGCAVQGYRAPCFSIDQDNHWAHEIIMETGHQYSSSIYPIKHDLYGVPNAPTEPFRLPNGLLEIPASTLPLGGKNLPISGGGYFRLLPLMISQWALKQHAKRHGQVVFYFHPWELDTEQPRMVDASRKSKFRHYLNLDRMEPRLSKLLNSLQWQSMADLYLTPDKTYPVVDWRSVKQAS, from the coding sequence ATGTCTAAGTTACAGGGTGCGATGACCATCGATGTCGAGGACTACTTTCAGGTTGAAGCCTTTGCTAAGCTCGTTGATCGTAACAAGTGGGATAGCTATGAGCGCAGGGTGGCGGGTAGCACGCGCAAGGCGCTCAGCCTATTTCAGCAGCATGATGCGAAAGCAACATTCTTCATTTTAGGATGGGTGGCTGAACGTGAACCTGAGCTGGTAAGAGATATCCTTGCTGCGGGACATGAAGTGGCCAGTCACGGCTATGCCCATCAACATGTTTGCGGGTTAACGCCCGAGCAATTTCGTGAAGATATTGTTCGCGCCAAGGGGATCCTAGAGGATATTGGCGGCTGCGCGGTACAAGGCTACCGCGCGCCCTGCTTCTCTATTGACCAGGACAATCATTGGGCCCATGAGATCATCATGGAGACGGGTCATCAATACAGTTCAAGCATCTACCCGATTAAGCATGATCTCTATGGTGTGCCAAACGCGCCGACTGAACCATTTCGGTTGCCTAATGGGCTGCTTGAGATACCTGCGAGCACCTTGCCCTTGGGCGGAAAAAACCTGCCCATTTCAGGTGGCGGTTATTTTCGCTTATTGCCGTTAATGATTTCGCAATGGGCACTGAAGCAACATGCTAAGCGCCATGGGCAAGTGGTGTTTTATTTTCATCCGTGGGAGCTGGATACAGAACAGCCTCGCATGGTTGACGCCTCTAGAAAATCTAAATTCAGGCACTACCTAAACCTAGACCGGATGGAGCCCCGCTTATCCAAACTGCTCAATAGTTTGCAGTGGCAGAGCATGGCTGACTTATATCTAACGCCAGATAAAACCTATCCGGTGGTAGATTGGCGCAGCGTCAAACAGGCTTCGTAG
- a CDS encoding exosortase C-terminal domain/associated protein EpsI — METAKKLPLGLLVPGALALLVAALYWSTFGTLLHRWLRFDESYGHGLLLMAVILWWFHDQRVVFRSLPVGPWLPAAFPLLLMLGLWWVAAATDILVVQQVLIAWIWWLSVALFAGKALARYTFFAALLFCFAVPIWDHLNDYLIELTVYVTTELLSLLSMPILIQGNEIHIPSGIITVADGCSGLRYLIIGVAFSFLSGQLFFRDWRWRLALLLLGVALGLITNWLRVYSLVLIGYFSEMQSSLLSDHELYGFVLFGIIFSAMFFLVRWRGDNSAPVAPKGLAPENRYTFGPLVVGAVLLISAPASIGYLLSAPPAAQFSPPEELRHFDNVEETLVPEMTPAYFRDIERAEHHQQLLSIEGQPVRIERFFYWQQEVKQDFMPYRWLYARQHWVTLESQRRQLPDGTEIWVQEVEPRAGRRQVWLVAYWMSVGGKGFTSAYLAKLAELPALLARRYDAALVSVQLPCMIDCERAQQALDQLLAESGARLQQQNSGRWQVISQPEY, encoded by the coding sequence ATGGAGACGGCAAAAAAATTACCTTTAGGTTTGCTCGTACCGGGCGCCTTAGCATTGTTGGTAGCCGCCCTGTATTGGTCGACATTTGGGACGCTACTGCATCGCTGGTTGCGGTTTGATGAGAGTTATGGTCACGGCTTGCTATTAATGGCCGTTATCCTCTGGTGGTTTCATGATCAACGTGTTGTATTTCGCTCGTTGCCAGTAGGGCCATGGTTGCCCGCAGCGTTCCCTTTACTTTTGATGCTTGGTCTGTGGTGGGTAGCAGCAGCTACGGATATTCTTGTTGTGCAACAAGTGTTGATTGCCTGGATATGGTGGCTTTCTGTCGCGCTATTTGCAGGTAAAGCGCTAGCTCGTTACACCTTCTTTGCTGCCCTGTTGTTTTGTTTTGCTGTTCCGATTTGGGATCATCTTAATGATTACTTGATTGAGCTGACGGTATATGTCACCACAGAGCTGCTGTCGCTTTTGTCGATGCCGATCTTGATTCAAGGAAATGAAATCCATATCCCTAGTGGGATTATTACTGTTGCGGATGGTTGTTCTGGTTTGCGCTATCTGATTATCGGTGTTGCGTTTTCATTTCTGAGTGGGCAGCTTTTCTTCCGAGATTGGCGATGGCGTTTGGCCTTGCTGTTATTGGGGGTTGCGCTAGGTTTGATAACTAACTGGCTACGTGTCTATTCATTGGTCTTGATAGGTTATTTCTCAGAAATGCAAAGTAGCTTGCTCTCGGACCACGAGCTTTATGGTTTTGTCCTCTTTGGCATCATTTTTAGTGCGATGTTCTTCTTAGTTCGTTGGCGGGGAGATAACAGCGCACCTGTCGCGCCAAAAGGCCTTGCCCCAGAAAACCGTTATACATTTGGACCCTTAGTAGTGGGTGCTGTGCTGCTTATATCCGCGCCAGCATCCATCGGCTACCTATTGTCGGCTCCGCCGGCGGCTCAGTTTTCTCCTCCTGAAGAATTACGTCATTTTGATAATGTAGAGGAGACATTGGTGCCCGAGATGACCCCTGCCTATTTTCGGGACATTGAGCGTGCTGAACATCATCAGCAACTGTTGTCTATTGAAGGACAACCAGTACGTATTGAACGCTTTTTCTATTGGCAACAGGAAGTAAAGCAAGACTTTATGCCTTACCGCTGGCTGTATGCCCGTCAGCATTGGGTGACTTTGGAAAGTCAACGGCGCCAGTTGCCTGATGGCACTGAGATTTGGGTGCAGGAGGTGGAGCCGAGAGCGGGACGCCGCCAAGTCTGGTTAGTCGCTTATTGGATGAGTGTTGGGGGAAAAGGGTTTACCAGTGCTTATTTGGCTAAGCTAGCTGAACTTCCGGCTCTGCTGGCGCGTCGCTATGATGCAGCTCTGGTCTCCGTGCAACTGCCTTGCATGATAGATTGTGAACGAGCTCAGCAAGCATTAGATCAGCTGTTGGCAGAAAGTGGTGCACGCCTACAACAGCAAAATTCAGGGCGTTGGCAGGTCATCAGTCAACCTGAATATTAG